In Paracoccus sp. N5, a single window of DNA contains:
- a CDS encoding histidine phosphatase family protein gives MASRILLICSLAPARPVFPGDDPAPPTALPVPHPAPGPARTSPLRRAVQTAEAMGLAARPDPALAEMDYGAWAGQSPEQVLAQDPQGFARWQDDPHAAPHGGESFAAVVERMARWLQDRAQGGDNLLAVTHPAPIQAALVHVLGAPLGATRAIGVRPLSRMQLTHDGRRWSLLLLP, from the coding sequence ATGGCAAGCCGCATCCTGCTGATCTGTTCGCTGGCCCCGGCGCGGCCGGTGTTTCCGGGTGACGATCCCGCGCCGCCCACCGCGCTGCCCGTCCCGCATCCTGCGCCGGGTCCGGCCCGCACCTCGCCCCTGCGCCGCGCGGTGCAGACGGCCGAGGCCATGGGCCTGGCCGCGCGACCCGACCCGGCGCTGGCCGAGATGGACTATGGCGCCTGGGCCGGGCAGTCCCCCGAGCAGGTGCTGGCCCAGGACCCCCAGGGCTTCGCCCGCTGGCAGGACGACCCCCATGCGGCGCCGCATGGCGGCGAGAGCTTCGCCGCCGTGGTCGAGCGCATGGCCCGCTGGTTGCAGGACCGGGCGCAGGGGGGCGACAACCTGCTGGCAGTGACCCATCCGGCCCCGATCCAGGCGGCGCTGGTGCATGTGCTGGGCGCGCCGCTGGGCGCCACCCGCGCCATCGGCGTCCGGCCGCTGTCGCGTATGCAGCTGACCCATGACGGCCGGCGCTGGTCGCTGCTGCTCTTGCCCTGA
- a CDS encoding TonB-dependent receptor: MSRTRASIMTLAAALVPAVAAAQDAVILDPVILSAGLSPIASDAYGRASTVLTAEEIEARGIATVQDALRSVPGVAVTSTGETLTKLRIRGSEPGHVLVLIDGVKANSPASGDYTFSGMTAADIDRIEVLRGPQSAIYGSNAAAGVISITTRRAREMGFRYGGGVEIGGLGTRAANGHVSYSDGRSELVLSLDSRHVEGEDASRSSGDRDFNDRDTIGLRGRYDLTESVSAGFALRRSWQEYGYDLGSFVPVPTPDDYLIDAPLTAERNEVFGSLWIEAQALDGRLSHRLTVSGTNQDTLFLNDGAYDYDDAARRRGVQYLGSWAIDGADLASTRHRLNFSAATERETYRSSFAPGGIYERDTTALALEYLGNLDPDIDLQAGIRRDLNDGFKDATSWNLSAGWQVPGRDIRLRAAAGRAVVNPDMFQQFGYIPGSYEGNPDLRPERSLGYELGIDLSYAGGAGTLGATVFHSDVEDLITGSGESSVNLDGTSTRKGFEVTTAMQVTDAIRISADYTYTDARQQDGSRIARVPRHQVNLRGQADFAAGRGGLSAELRYVAGNYDEEWYNTAWPDTPATTELPEFATVNLAAHYDLTENIRLHGRVENLFDKDHSEAWGYYGQGRTAYAGLQARW, translated from the coding sequence ATGTCTCGGACCCGAGCTTCCATCATGACTCTGGCGGCGGCGCTGGTGCCGGCCGTCGCGGCGGCGCAAGACGCCGTCATCCTGGATCCCGTGATCCTGTCGGCCGGGCTCAGCCCCATCGCCAGCGATGCCTATGGCCGCGCCTCGACCGTGCTGACCGCCGAGGAGATCGAGGCGCGCGGCATCGCCACCGTGCAGGACGCGCTGCGCAGCGTGCCGGGCGTGGCCGTCACCTCGACCGGCGAGACGCTGACCAAGCTGCGCATCCGCGGCAGCGAGCCCGGCCACGTCCTGGTGCTGATCGACGGGGTCAAGGCGAACTCTCCGGCCTCCGGCGACTATACCTTCTCGGGCATGACCGCCGCCGACATCGACCGGATCGAGGTGCTGCGCGGCCCGCAATCGGCGATCTACGGCTCGAACGCGGCGGCGGGCGTCATCTCGATCACGACGCGGCGCGCGCGCGAGATGGGGTTCCGCTATGGCGGCGGGGTCGAGATCGGCGGGCTGGGCACCCGCGCGGCCAACGGCCATGTCAGCTATTCGGACGGGCGCAGCGAGTTGGTGCTGTCGCTGGACTCGCGCCATGTCGAGGGCGAGGATGCCTCTCGTTCCAGCGGCGACCGCGACTTCAACGACCGCGACACGATCGGGCTGCGCGGCCGCTATGACCTGACCGAGAGCGTCAGCGCGGGTTTCGCCCTGCGCCGCAGCTGGCAGGAATATGGCTATGACCTTGGCAGCTTCGTCCCGGTGCCCACCCCCGACGACTACCTGATCGACGCGCCGCTGACCGCCGAGCGCAACGAGGTCTTCGGTTCGCTCTGGATCGAGGCGCAGGCGCTGGACGGACGGCTGTCCCACCGGCTGACCGTCTCGGGCACCAACCAGGACACCCTGTTCCTGAACGACGGCGCCTATGACTATGACGACGCCGCGCGCCGCCGCGGCGTGCAGTATCTGGGCAGCTGGGCCATCGACGGCGCCGACCTGGCCAGCACCCGCCATCGCCTGAACTTCAGCGCCGCGACCGAGCGCGAGACCTATCGCAGCTCCTTTGCGCCCGGCGGGATCTATGAACGCGACACGACCGCGCTGGCGCTGGAATATCTGGGCAATCTCGACCCGGACATCGACCTGCAGGCCGGCATTCGCCGCGACCTGAACGACGGGTTCAAGGATGCGACCTCGTGGAACCTGTCGGCGGGCTGGCAGGTGCCGGGGCGGGACATCCGCCTGCGCGCGGCGGCGGGCCGGGCCGTGGTCAACCCCGATATGTTCCAGCAATTCGGCTATATCCCCGGCTCTTACGAGGGCAACCCGGACCTGCGCCCCGAACGCAGCCTCGGCTATGAACTGGGCATCGATCTGTCCTATGCCGGCGGCGCGGGCACATTGGGCGCGACCGTCTTTCACAGCGATGTCGAGGACCTGATCACCGGCTCGGGCGAAAGCTCGGTGAACCTTGACGGCACCAGCACCCGCAAGGGCTTCGAGGTGACGACGGCCATGCAGGTGACGGATGCCATCCGCATCAGCGCCGACTATACCTATACCGACGCGCGCCAGCAGGACGGCAGCCGCATCGCGCGTGTGCCCCGGCATCAGGTCAACCTGCGCGGACAGGCGGATTTCGCGGCCGGCCGCGGCGGCCTGTCGGCGGAGCTGCGCTATGTCGCGGGCAATTACGACGAGGAATGGTATAACACCGCCTGGCCCGACACGCCGGCCACCACCGAACTGCCGGAATTCGCCACCGTCAACCTTGCCGCGCATTATGACCTGACCGAAAACATCCGTCTGCACGGCCGGGTCGAGAACCTGTTCGACAAGGACCATTCCGAGGCATGGGGCTATTACGGCCAGGGCCGCACCGCCTATGCCGGATTGCAGGCGCGATGGTAG
- a CDS encoding CbtA family protein, protein MTGRYLVLGMIAGLIAGVLAFGVGKVWGEPPVAAAIALEEAGAPAAPEHAHDHGHNAPTAAATAEPEPAGHSHSHGEGEGISRATQAGIGLLTGMAVFGAGLGGLFALVFAFVQGRFSHLGARATAGVMAVLGYVSVVLVPFLKYPANPPAVGHGETIGLRTQMFFAMMALSLIAMVIAVAVARSGRDRWRAGILGGLAYLVLVVVAGLVLPAINEVPAGFPGDLLWQFRSVSLVIVAVLWAGIGLIFGQLVQGSLARDPGLRQRLA, encoded by the coding sequence ATGACAGGACGTTATCTGGTGCTCGGCATGATTGCCGGGCTGATCGCGGGTGTGCTGGCCTTTGGCGTCGGCAAGGTCTGGGGCGAACCTCCGGTCGCCGCCGCCATCGCGCTGGAAGAGGCGGGCGCGCCCGCCGCCCCTGAACACGCTCATGACCACGGCCACAACGCGCCGACCGCTGCTGCCACGGCCGAGCCCGAACCCGCCGGCCATTCCCATTCCCATGGCGAGGGCGAGGGCATCAGCCGCGCCACCCAGGCCGGCATCGGCCTGCTGACCGGCATGGCGGTGTTCGGCGCCGGCTTGGGCGGGCTTTTCGCCCTGGTCTTCGCCTTCGTGCAGGGCCGGTTCTCGCATCTGGGCGCGCGGGCGACGGCGGGGGTGATGGCGGTGCTGGGCTATGTCTCGGTCGTGCTGGTGCCCTTCCTGAAATACCCGGCCAACCCGCCCGCCGTGGGCCATGGCGAGACCATCGGCCTGCGCACGCAGATGTTCTTTGCCATGATGGCGCTGTCGCTCATCGCCATGGTGATCGCGGTGGCAGTGGCGCGCAGCGGCCGCGACCGCTGGCGCGCCGGCATCCTGGGCGGGCTGGCCTATCTGGTCCTGGTGGTCGTCGCCGGCCTCGTCCTGCCCGCCATCAATGAGGTGCCGGCCGGCTTTCCGGGCGACCTGCTCTGGCAGTTCCGCAGCGTGTCGCTGGTGATCGTGGCGGTGCTCTGGGCCGGGATCGGGCTGATCTTCGGCCAGCTCGTGCAAGGGTCGCTGGCCCGTGACCCCGGCTTGCGGCAGCGGCTGGCCTGA
- a CDS encoding ParB/RepB/Spo0J family partition protein, which yields MSKRHDAIFDDVLKDLSAPAASDKAGARFLKRSNALAESGEREEKVLRWVDPASCVMWARHNRAYDLLNEDNCRDLIDSLKAQGRQEFPAIVRKLPAGQGAEYEVICGARRHFAVSWLRANNYAQFRYLVEVRDLTDEEAFRLADIENRDRADLSDYERARDYLQALDIYYGGKQKTMAARLEVSEAWLSRYLHLARLPQPILDAWPRLTEIKELHARSVRPLLQDAEEKVLAEARAIAAEQARARAGQGAPVPVPRVLARLKQAAHGAAPAAEKQVQGPLTVERRGKKIRLEFPDTLSEADLRAALDGFLAEHFRQ from the coding sequence GTGAGCAAGCGCCATGATGCGATCTTCGACGACGTGCTGAAGGACCTGTCGGCGCCGGCCGCCAGCGACAAGGCCGGCGCGCGCTTCCTGAAACGCAGCAACGCGCTGGCCGAGAGCGGCGAGCGCGAGGAGAAGGTGCTGCGCTGGGTCGATCCCGCCAGCTGCGTGATGTGGGCCCGACACAACCGCGCCTATGACCTGCTGAACGAGGACAATTGCCGCGACCTGATCGACAGCCTGAAGGCGCAGGGCCGGCAGGAATTCCCGGCCATCGTCCGCAAGCTGCCGGCAGGGCAGGGCGCCGAATACGAGGTGATCTGCGGCGCGCGCCGGCATTTCGCCGTCAGCTGGCTGCGGGCGAACAATTACGCGCAGTTCCGCTATCTGGTCGAGGTGCGCGACCTGACCGACGAAGAGGCCTTCCGCCTGGCCGATATCGAGAACCGCGACCGCGCCGATCTCAGCGATTACGAACGGGCGCGCGACTATCTCCAGGCGCTCGACATCTATTACGGCGGCAAGCAGAAGACGATGGCGGCGCGGCTCGAGGTGTCCGAGGCCTGGCTCTCGCGCTATCTGCATCTGGCCCGGCTGCCGCAACCGATCCTGGATGCCTGGCCGCGCCTGACCGAAATCAAGGAGTTGCACGCCCGCAGCGTCCGGCCGCTGTTGCAGGATGCCGAGGAGAAGGTGCTGGCCGAAGCCCGGGCCATCGCCGCCGAACAGGCCCGGGCGCGGGCTGGGCAGGGCGCCCCTGTGCCGGTACCCCGCGTGCTGGCGCGGCTGAAACAGGCTGCCCACGGCGCTGCGCCCGCGGCCGAGAAACAGGTCCAGGGCCCGCTGACCGTCGAGCGCCGCGGCAAGAAGATCCGGCTGGAGTTCCCGGACACCCTGTCCGAGGCGGATCTGCGGGCCGCGCTGGACGGCTTTCTTGCCGAACATTTCCGGCAATGA
- a CDS encoding ABC transporter ATP-binding protein, giving the protein MTLALSALTCRRHGRRVIEGIDLTVAPGEFVGLLGPNGAGKTTLLRAALGLLPAEGHSSLAALPARLRARAAAFMPQGREIAWPVSVETLVALGRIAHPDAAGEADRAAVEAALSALSLLPLRDRPATELSGGEQARALLARALAQDTPLLIADEPIAGLDPAAQIEVMRLFRRLADQGRAVLASLHDLGLAARHCTRLVLLHQGRIMADGRPEAVLTPDNLARCFGVAAHVAQGPQGLMLQLLDTLQPVVTPDCTPPEK; this is encoded by the coding sequence ATGACGCTGGCGCTTTCTGCCCTGACTTGCCGCCGTCATGGCCGCCGGGTGATCGAGGGCATCGACCTGACCGTCGCGCCCGGCGAATTCGTCGGCCTGCTGGGTCCGAACGGCGCCGGCAAGACCACGCTGCTGCGCGCCGCCCTGGGGCTGTTGCCGGCCGAGGGGCACAGCTCGCTTGCCGCGCTGCCGGCGCGGCTGCGGGCGCGGGCGGCCGCCTTCATGCCGCAGGGGCGCGAGATCGCCTGGCCGGTCTCGGTCGAAACCCTGGTGGCGCTGGGGCGCATCGCCCATCCCGATGCCGCCGGCGAAGCCGACCGCGCCGCCGTCGAGGCCGCGCTCTCGGCGCTGTCGCTTCTGCCGCTGCGCGACCGCCCGGCCACCGAGCTGTCGGGGGGCGAACAGGCCCGGGCGCTGCTGGCCCGCGCCTTGGCGCAGGACACGCCGCTGCTGATCGCGGATGAGCCCATCGCCGGGCTGGACCCGGCCGCGCAGATCGAGGTCATGCGGCTGTTCCGCCGCCTTGCGGACCAGGGCCGGGCGGTGCTGGCCTCGCTGCATGACCTGGGGTTGGCGGCCCGGCACTGCACGCGCCTGGTGCTGCTGCACCAGGGCCGGATCATGGCCGACGGGCGCCCCGAGGCGGTGCTGACGCCGGACAACCTGGCGCGCTGCTTTGGCGTCGCGGCCCATGTCGCGCAGGGGCCGCAGGGGCTGATGCTGCAATTGCTCGACACCTTGCAGCCGGTCGTCACCCCGGATTGCACCCCACCCGAAAAGTAA
- a CDS encoding CbtB-domain containing protein, whose amino-acid sequence MAYTEATDDFRSRPIPLGEWAPWAIFAGLVMLLALYFVSTEQGAVALLDGTGVHEFVHDARHLLGFPCH is encoded by the coding sequence ATGGCCTATACCGAAGCCACAGACGATTTCCGCAGCCGCCCGATTCCCTTGGGCGAATGGGCGCCCTGGGCGATCTTCGCCGGGCTGGTCATGCTGCTGGCGCTGTATTTCGTCAGCACCGAACAGGGCGCGGTCGCGCTTCTCGACGGCACCGGCGTGCATGAATTCGTGCACGATGCGCGCCACCTTCTCGGCTTTCCCTGCCACTGA
- a CDS encoding ABC transporter substrate-binding protein, with the protein MVARWLLAGLLACLALPVAAEAPRRVVSINLCTDQLAMLLAGPGQLVSVSYLARDPLSSGMAEAAAALPANNGLAEEIFLLKPDLVLAGTWTPPTTLSLLRRVGVPVEVFQPESDIAGIRGNIARMGQVLGREAEADAVLARFDADLARLPPAPQPRPRAAIYAVNGYTLGSDSLAGQIVALAGYANIADELGLGPGGTLPLEALLLARPDLVILGRRYAGHARAQDMLDHPALRALLRDRPAAVMADPDWICGNPRILRAVANLPAAAAVTR; encoded by the coding sequence ATGGTAGCGCGCTGGCTTCTGGCCGGCCTCCTTGCCTGCCTTGCCCTGCCCGTCGCGGCGGAAGCGCCGCGCCGGGTCGTCTCGATCAACCTTTGCACCGACCAGCTTGCCATGCTGCTGGCGGGGCCGGGACAGCTGGTCTCGGTTTCCTATCTGGCGCGCGACCCGCTGTCCTCGGGCATGGCCGAAGCGGCAGCGGCGCTGCCGGCCAACAACGGCCTGGCCGAAGAGATCTTCCTGCTGAAGCCCGACCTGGTGCTGGCGGGCACCTGGACCCCGCCCACGACCCTTTCGCTGCTGCGCCGGGTCGGCGTCCCGGTCGAGGTGTTCCAGCCCGAAAGCGACATCGCCGGCATTCGCGGCAATATCGCCCGCATGGGCCAGGTTCTGGGCCGCGAGGCCGAGGCGGATGCCGTCCTGGCCCGGTTCGATGCCGACCTCGCCCGCCTGCCCCCGGCGCCCCAGCCGCGCCCGCGCGCCGCGATCTATGCCGTGAATGGCTATACGCTGGGCAGCGACAGCCTGGCGGGGCAGATCGTCGCGCTGGCGGGCTATGCCAATATCGCCGACGAGCTGGGCCTTGGCCCGGGCGGCACCCTGCCGCTGGAGGCGCTGCTGCTGGCCCGGCCCGACCTGGTGATCCTGGGCCGTCGCTATGCCGGCCACGCCCGCGCCCAGGACATGCTGGACCACCCGGCCCTGCGCGCGCTGCTGCGCGACAGGCCGGCGGCGGTCATGGCCGACCCGGACTGGATCTGCGGCAACCCGCGCATCCTGCGCGCCGTGGCCAATCTGCCCGCCGCCGCGGCGGTGACGCGATGA
- a CDS encoding replication initiation protein: protein MAETRIRTVEARPNADSLVKPGELVDLIEVTPLTLNDRRIYNQLLENAWEAIDKPVTHVISKSTLRGSHNSNDRVGESLERLMSAIVKVAVIWDGEPAIERVQLLGGNLESGRSDGLLEYEIPARLRKIIRNSQVFARLQREVMFALSSKYALTLYEMVQKRGNLRWKASERFTLEALRGIMGVPKGKLSSWSNLKLRAIDPAVAEVNALSDFLVEILPIKTGRAVTHVEMRWWRKDGDASGAADRALQFSKVGRRVKAEGRTEEVRPAAESRPRPGWLESRGPALQTATYETARLRHPGYDIYFVESEWREWSARKEPAKDPDRAYLAFFRSYAEKNPL, encoded by the coding sequence ATGGCTGAGACCCGGATCCGCACGGTGGAGGCGCGCCCGAACGCCGACAGCCTGGTCAAGCCGGGCGAGCTGGTCGATCTGATCGAGGTCACGCCGCTGACCTTGAACGACCGCCGCATCTATAACCAGCTGCTCGAGAACGCCTGGGAGGCGATCGACAAGCCGGTGACCCATGTCATTTCCAAATCTACCCTGCGCGGCAGCCACAATTCCAACGACAGGGTGGGCGAAAGCCTGGAGCGGCTGATGTCCGCCATCGTCAAGGTCGCGGTGATCTGGGACGGCGAGCCTGCCATCGAGCGCGTGCAGCTGCTGGGCGGCAACCTGGAAAGCGGCCGCAGCGACGGCCTGCTGGAGTATGAAATCCCGGCGCGCCTGCGCAAGATCATCCGCAACAGCCAGGTTTTCGCCCGGCTGCAGCGCGAGGTGATGTTCGCGCTGTCCTCGAAATACGCGCTGACGCTTTACGAGATGGTGCAGAAACGCGGCAACCTGCGCTGGAAGGCTTCCGAACGCTTCACGCTGGAAGCCTTGCGCGGCATCATGGGCGTCCCGAAAGGTAAGCTTTCGTCCTGGTCGAACCTGAAGCTGCGCGCCATCGACCCGGCGGTGGCCGAGGTGAATGCGCTTTCGGACTTCCTGGTGGAGATCCTGCCGATCAAGACCGGCCGCGCCGTGACCCATGTCGAGATGCGCTGGTGGCGCAAGGATGGCGATGCCAGCGGCGCGGCGGATCGCGCCCTGCAATTCTCGAAGGTCGGGCGCCGGGTCAAGGCCGAAGGCCGCACCGAAGAGGTCCGCCCCGCCGCCGAAAGCCGCCCCCGCCCGGGCTGGCTGGAATCGCGCGGGCCGGCCTTGCAGACTGCGACCTATGAAACCGCCCGCCTGCGCCACCCCGGCTACGACATCTATTTCGTCGAAAGCGAATGGCGGGAATGGAGCGCCCGCAAGGAACCGGCCAAGGATCCCGACCGCGCCTATCTCGCCTTCTTCCGCAGCTACGCCGAGAAGAACCCGCTCTAG
- a CDS encoding tyrosine-type recombinase/integrase produces the protein MLDGMTETPEKSPSEPPERPDRHERDDSADTERDTIALPSHVAGSGTLDRLVETARDYARQAASENTLKAYTKDWAHFARWCRMRGADPLPSSSQLIGLYIADLAAPSGKAPALSASSIERRLSGLTWGYAQRGERLDRKDRHIASVLAGIRRKHARPPAQKEAILPEDLRDMLATLPHDLRGLRDRAILLIGFAGGLRRSEIVSLDHGKDDTPDSGGWVEILEDGVLLTLRGKTGWREVEIARGSSDQTCPVHALTQWLHYARIDFGPIFVATSRNGLKATSERLSDKHVARLIKSCAREAGLRPDLPEAERVRLFSGHSLRAGLASSAEVDERYVQKQLGHASAEMTRRYQRRRDRFRVNLTKAAGL, from the coding sequence ATGCTCGACGGTATGACCGAAACGCCCGAGAAATCGCCTTCAGAACCCCCGGAACGTCCCGATCGCCATGAGCGGGACGACAGCGCTGATACGGAGCGCGACACGATCGCCCTGCCCTCCCATGTCGCTGGCTCGGGCACGCTCGACCGCCTGGTCGAAACGGCGCGTGACTATGCGCGTCAGGCGGCGTCGGAGAACACGCTGAAGGCCTACACCAAGGATTGGGCCCACTTCGCGCGCTGGTGCCGGATGCGTGGCGCGGACCCTCTCCCCTCGTCGTCCCAGCTGATCGGCCTCTACATCGCCGATCTGGCAGCGCCGAGCGGCAAAGCACCTGCCCTCTCGGCCTCCTCTATAGAACGGCGGCTGTCTGGCCTGACCTGGGGCTATGCGCAGCGCGGAGAGCGGCTCGACCGCAAAGATCGGCACATTGCCAGCGTCCTGGCTGGCATCCGCCGCAAGCACGCACGGCCACCAGCACAGAAAGAGGCCATTCTGCCGGAAGACCTGCGCGACATGCTGGCAACCCTCCCCCACGATTTGCGCGGCCTGCGCGACCGGGCGATCCTGCTGATCGGCTTTGCTGGTGGCCTGCGTCGGTCCGAAATTGTCAGCCTCGACCACGGCAAGGATGACACGCCTGACTCCGGCGGCTGGGTCGAGATCTTGGAGGACGGCGTGCTCCTCACCCTGCGCGGCAAGACCGGTTGGCGCGAGGTCGAAATCGCCCGCGGCTCATCAGATCAGACCTGCCCGGTCCATGCCCTGACGCAGTGGCTGCATTACGCAAGGATCGACTTCGGCCCGATCTTCGTCGCCACGTCACGCAACGGCCTGAAAGCTACGAGCGAGCGGTTGTCGGACAAGCACGTCGCCCGGCTGATCAAGTCCTGCGCCCGCGAGGCCGGGCTACGCCCTGATCTGCCTGAAGCCGAGCGCGTGCGGCTGTTCTCGGGCCATTCCCTGCGCGCAGGCCTTGCCAGCAGCGCGGAAGTTGATGAGCGCTACGTTCAAAAGCAGCTTGGTCATGCCAGCGCAGAGATGACCCGCCGATACCAGCGACGCCGCGACAGGTTCCGGGTGAACCTGACCAAGGCCGCAGGCCTGTAA
- a CDS encoding iron ABC transporter permease, whose protein sequence is MRPFVLLGLLGLLVAALFAGSLLTGPAGAGIGPSLAALVRGDDMLGLVMREIRLPRAALGLLVGAALGLAGAAMQGFLRNPLAEPGLIGTSASAALGAVLAIQTGLAAAVPLGLPLAALAGAALSVLAMLALAGPRGGTLSLILAGIAISALAGAGTALVLNLSPNPFSANEITFWMMGSLADRAMPHVWIAAALILPGAGLLLTTGRALDALTLGEDAAASSGIDLGRLRLRLVLGCAALIAGATAVAGSIGFVGLVVPHLLRHAAGARPARLLVASALGGAAMVLAADIAVRLILPAQDLKLGVLTALVGAPLFLHLILKTRRQA, encoded by the coding sequence ATGCGCCCCTTCGTGCTGCTGGGCCTGCTCGGCCTGCTGGTCGCGGCGCTGTTCGCGGGATCGCTGCTGACCGGGCCGGCCGGCGCCGGCATCGGCCCAAGCCTCGCCGCGCTGGTCCGGGGCGACGACATGCTGGGGCTGGTCATGCGCGAGATCCGCCTGCCCCGCGCGGCCCTGGGCCTGCTGGTCGGCGCGGCGCTGGGGCTGGCCGGCGCGGCCATGCAGGGTTTCCTGCGCAACCCGCTGGCCGAGCCGGGGCTGATCGGCACCTCGGCCTCGGCCGCCCTGGGCGCGGTGCTGGCGATCCAGACCGGGCTCGCGGCAGCGGTTCCGCTGGGCCTGCCGCTGGCGGCGCTGGCGGGGGCCGCGCTGTCGGTGCTGGCCATGCTGGCCCTGGCCGGGCCGCGCGGCGGCACGCTGTCGCTGATCCTGGCCGGCATCGCCATTTCGGCGCTGGCGGGGGCCGGCACCGCGCTGGTGCTGAACCTGTCGCCGAACCCCTTTTCCGCCAATGAGATCACCTTCTGGATGATGGGCTCGCTGGCCGACCGCGCCATGCCGCATGTCTGGATCGCGGCGGCGCTGATCCTGCCGGGCGCCGGGCTGCTGCTGACCACCGGCCGGGCGCTGGATGCGCTGACCCTGGGCGAGGATGCCGCGGCCTCCAGCGGCATCGACCTGGGCCGGTTGCGGCTGCGGCTGGTGCTGGGCTGCGCGGCGCTGATCGCCGGGGCGACGGCAGTGGCGGGGTCCATCGGCTTCGTCGGGCTGGTGGTGCCGCATCTCTTGCGCCACGCGGCCGGCGCGCGGCCGGCGCGCCTGCTCGTCGCCTCGGCGCTTGGCGGGGCGGCGATGGTGCTGGCCGCCGATATTGCCGTGCGGCTGATCCTGCCCGCACAGGACCTGAAGCTGGGCGTGCTGACCGCGCTGGTCGGCGCGCCGCTGTTCCTGCACCTGATCCTCAAGACCCGGAGGCAGGCATGA
- a CDS encoding AAA family ATPase, with product MNPAISPVTLDELAVLSQRASTVIERLRERVFAPGTQKQLDLLFNVRTAAEMVGRSEKAIRDAEADGRLPEPTKDAATNRRNGYTLAEVNRMREVFGTMPHRAPEDAPLVMAVQNFKGGVGKSTVVVHLAQYFALKGYRVCVIDSDSQASTTAVFGLNPDVDVDEEEDTLYPFLQHGGPKSLHYALRATYWPGIALIPANLGLYDAEYEFAARMARDPTFILDRLREGVASIADQFDIILLDPPPALGMLSLSVLRAANALLIPAPPNNIDFASTAHFLKMMESTLAELARHGGAREYSFVKILTSKMNDQKSAHQAIKRMMDAVFPQDMLNAALKDSAEIDNATANLMTVYELTGPATRTETHKRCRAYLDAVGREVELLIRKTWPSHHRQLRKEGLL from the coding sequence ATGAATCCCGCGATTTCCCCCGTTACCCTGGACGAATTGGCCGTGCTGAGCCAGCGCGCCTCGACCGTCATCGAACGCCTGCGCGAGCGCGTCTTCGCGCCCGGCACGCAGAAGCAGCTCGACCTGCTGTTCAACGTGCGCACCGCGGCCGAAATGGTCGGCCGCTCGGAAAAGGCGATCCGCGATGCCGAAGCCGACGGCCGCCTGCCCGAGCCGACCAAGGATGCCGCCACCAATCGCCGCAACGGCTATACCTTGGCCGAGGTCAACCGCATGCGCGAGGTCTTTGGCACCATGCCGCACCGCGCGCCCGAGGATGCGCCGCTGGTCATGGCAGTGCAGAACTTCAAGGGCGGGGTCGGGAAATCGACCGTGGTGGTGCATCTGGCGCAATATTTCGCGCTGAAGGGCTATCGGGTCTGCGTCATCGACTCCGATTCCCAAGCCTCGACCACCGCGGTTTTCGGGCTGAACCCCGACGTGGACGTGGATGAGGAAGAGGACACGCTCTATCCCTTCCTGCAGCATGGCGGGCCGAAATCGCTGCATTACGCCTTGCGCGCGACCTATTGGCCCGGCATCGCGCTGATTCCGGCGAACCTGGGGCTTTACGATGCCGAATATGAATTCGCGGCGCGGATGGCGCGCGATCCGACCTTCATCCTTGATCGGCTGCGCGAGGGGGTCGCCTCGATCGCCGACCAGTTCGACATCATCCTGCTGGACCCGCCGCCGGCGCTTGGCATGCTGTCGCTGTCGGTGCTGCGCGCGGCCAATGCGCTGCTGATCCCGGCGCCGCCGAACAACATCGACTTCGCCTCGACCGCGCATTTCCTGAAGATGATGGAATCGACCCTGGCCGAGCTGGCCCGACACGGCGGCGCGCGCGAATACAGCTTCGTCAAGATCCTGACGTCCAAGATGAACGACCAGAAATCGGCGCATCAGGCGATCAAGCGCATGATGGACGCGGTGTTTCCGCAGGACATGCTGAACGCCGCGCTGAAGGATTCGGCCGAAATCGACAACGCCACAGCCAATCTGATGACCGTCTATGAGCTGACCGGCCCCGCCACGCGGACCGAGACGCACAAGCGCTGCCGCGCCTATCTGGACGCCGTGGGCCGCGAGGTCGAACTGCTGATCCGCAAGACCTGGCCCAGCCATCACCGCCAATTGCGCAAGGAGGGCCTGCTGTGA